The DNA sequence TAAATAAGTTCCAAATTATTGGGTACTCCAAAGGAATACGCAATAATTTGGTTATGATATAAATCTTTAACCGTACATAAATAAATCCAATTTTTATATGGTTTTTTCACTTGAATATAAGTCATATCTATCGTTAATTTTTGAAGAGGCTTATCGCTTTGAAAATGTCGATTCGAGATATTTTCAATCGTCCCATGAGGTTACTTCGCATGTTTAAAACGTGCTTTTCTTATTTTACAAACAAGTCTATATTTATGCATAATCCGACGAATATATTTGTAATTAACGATAAGGCCG is a window from the Turicibacter bilis genome containing:
- a CDS encoding IS3 family transposase, whose translation is MIGVIKMKHGLLEEFGLIVNYKYIRRIMHKYRLVCKIRKARFKHAK